From a single Lentisphaera profundi genomic region:
- a CDS encoding serine/threonine-protein kinase encodes MEKKNSDLPLNEINLNMAQYFREAKQHIDDGQDEEGQLVQQKFDELIAANRFDDTQFHASGGLKKITVVKDRFTGRKVAHATLKAEKPSSRQILDFLKEASLTARLQHQNIVPVYKVGMDEDKPYFSMKLIEGSSLQDLLENGSLESNENFNRVKLLDIFVKVCDSISSAHAQGILHMDLKPDNIVLGDYGEVIVCDWGLALEKDEENEWINHTSETLQGTPGYIAPERLTGQLKLDERVDVYSLGILLYNILTGKSPFQGESADQVLKNSLKGNFILPSLIVKDLPSSLEAIILKAMADDPKDRYANVTELLNDVRACLGGFSPKAEHASFFKQFCLLMKRNRRIAITIASAITLISSLTLIFIVQLADREQRALAARDKAETEKQLRLNLRKKAAVHFYKNAYRAEKLHHFNEAFYYCELVVDFVPENKAAHYLLGKLYLGQGKYTEALRAFDRASGEDLKGYMELASKLNEPTSSQELLSLLKYCSTRPGGRRVVASFCVNQPQLIRAVGVYKLIESVESSVLPENWLYDELNKKLKINAESFNFLSPVSALPLVSLDISGTGVSYLHPISHMNLEELNVSRTKVADLNPLISMKITKLDISYTNIIDLQVLKNLPLKELNIVGLRTNFDIHLLDLMSLQRLTLDTNGVSPYIQKQLLERGVDLVFK; translated from the coding sequence ATGGAAAAAAAAAATTCGGATTTACCTCTTAATGAAATAAACTTGAATATGGCTCAATATTTTCGTGAGGCTAAGCAGCATATTGATGACGGCCAAGATGAAGAAGGACAACTAGTTCAGCAAAAATTTGATGAACTAATTGCCGCTAATCGTTTTGATGATACGCAATTCCATGCCTCTGGAGGGCTCAAAAAAATAACTGTTGTGAAAGACCGTTTTACGGGGAGAAAAGTTGCCCATGCCACACTGAAAGCTGAAAAACCTTCATCACGACAGATACTTGATTTTCTTAAGGAAGCCTCGCTTACAGCTCGACTTCAGCATCAGAATATCGTGCCAGTTTATAAAGTGGGAATGGATGAGGATAAACCTTATTTCTCAATGAAACTCATCGAAGGAAGCTCACTTCAAGACTTACTTGAAAATGGTAGCTTAGAATCCAATGAAAATTTTAACCGAGTCAAACTTTTAGATATTTTTGTTAAAGTTTGTGATTCCATTAGTTCCGCCCATGCCCAAGGTATTTTACATATGGACCTGAAACCCGATAATATTGTCTTGGGCGATTACGGCGAAGTCATTGTGTGTGACTGGGGTTTAGCTCTTGAAAAAGATGAGGAAAATGAATGGATAAACCATACTTCTGAAACATTACAGGGCACACCAGGTTATATCGCACCGGAACGACTTACGGGCCAGCTTAAATTAGATGAACGAGTCGATGTCTATTCCCTAGGTATCCTGCTTTATAATATATTAACGGGCAAGAGCCCCTTTCAAGGTGAGAGTGCAGACCAAGTTTTAAAGAACTCTCTTAAAGGTAATTTTATATTGCCTAGCTTGATTGTTAAAGATTTACCAAGTTCCCTCGAAGCGATTATACTCAAAGCAATGGCAGATGATCCTAAGGATCGTTACGCCAATGTGACAGAACTCTTAAATGACGTGCGCGCTTGTTTAGGTGGGTTTTCACCTAAAGCTGAACACGCTAGTTTCTTTAAACAATTTTGTTTATTAATGAAACGCAATCGCCGAATTGCGATCACTATTGCAAGTGCCATTACATTGATTAGTAGTTTAACGCTGATTTTTATCGTACAATTAGCCGATCGTGAACAACGCGCTTTAGCTGCGCGTGATAAAGCCGAGACAGAAAAGCAACTACGCTTAAATTTACGAAAAAAAGCCGCGGTTCACTTTTATAAAAATGCTTATCGCGCAGAAAAATTACATCATTTTAATGAAGCGTTTTATTACTGCGAATTAGTCGTAGATTTTGTTCCGGAAAACAAAGCGGCGCATTACTTGTTAGGCAAACTTTATTTGGGGCAAGGAAAATATACTGAAGCATTGAGAGCTTTTGATCGTGCCAGTGGTGAAGATTTAAAGGGCTATATGGAATTGGCTAGCAAGTTAAATGAGCCAACTTCGAGTCAGGAACTCTTGAGTTTATTAAAGTACTGTAGTACTCGACCCGGTGGTCGTCGGGTCGTGGCCTCTTTCTGTGTTAATCAGCCTCAGTTGATTAGAGCAGTAGGTGTGTATAAGCTTATTGAAAGCGTGGAGAGTAGCGTTCTACCGGAAAATTGGCTTTATGATGAATTGAACAAAAAATTAAAGATAAATGCAGAAAGTTTTAATTTTCTATCACCAGTCTCGGCTTTACCATTAGTGTCATTAGATATATCTGGAACGGGGGTTTCTTACCTTCACCCGATTAGTCATATGAACTTAGAGGAATTGAATGTATCGCGTACCAAGGTGGCTGATTTGAACCCACTGATATCAATGAAAATCACAAAATTAGATATTAGTTATACGAATATTATTGACTTACAGGTCCTGAAAAATTTACCTTTAAAAGAATTAAATATCGTCGGCTTACGGACAAATTTTGATATTCATTTATTAGACCTCATGAGTTTGCAGCGTCTCACATTGGATACTAATGGAGTATCACCTTATATACAGAAACAACTTCTAGAACGTGGTGTTGACTTAGTTTTTAAATGA
- a CDS encoding sulfatase produces MKKTITLKGKELEIRKSKPFFTNFCLLSLFVISGVCSASNGKKYNVLFIPIDDFKPLIGAYGEKQIITPNMDRLADQGMIFNNAHCQYAICGSSRASVMSGMYIDSVRVFSFTPKMREANPDILTLPQYFKQQGYQTTGIGKTYDSRCVDKKRDALSWSLAYREYIAPDEKYGHQKGGYRNADRIREIARLEKKYSKNKDLLKKQLAAQGLRPLTESEDYPDVAYSDGQKTLVAMKMLEDLSKDDKPFFLSVGYQKPHLPFVAPKKYWDLYEREKINLPFAGKAKGSPSFSYGNMGELHSYSMKEKLPFSDAYKREITHGYYACVSFIDAQIGQLIDKLEELEIRDNTIICLWGDHGWHLGDHNLWCKHSNFEQAVRSPLIISAPGMKAIGKSSQSPVGLVDIFPTLCDLTGLVIPKHLQGESLKPILDNAEAMVKEVEMAQYPRTINGKDAMGYTVRSKRYRYTAWKQMDYRKGELEGPIVAEELYDYEKDPSEKSSFIKNPEYQEIKLKLRQQLEKMITKGQKK; encoded by the coding sequence ATGAAGAAAACAATCACTCTTAAAGGAAAAGAACTGGAGATTAGAAAGAGTAAGCCTTTCTTCACTAACTTTTGTTTATTGAGTCTTTTTGTGATATCCGGAGTGTGTAGTGCTTCTAATGGCAAAAAGTATAATGTGCTCTTTATCCCTATTGATGATTTTAAGCCACTTATTGGAGCCTATGGTGAAAAGCAGATCATCACTCCTAATATGGATCGTCTTGCGGATCAGGGCATGATCTTTAATAACGCTCATTGCCAATATGCTATATGTGGTTCATCTCGAGCCAGTGTTATGTCAGGTATGTATATTGATAGTGTACGTGTCTTCTCTTTTACGCCTAAAATGCGGGAGGCTAATCCAGATATTCTTACCCTCCCTCAGTACTTTAAGCAACAAGGGTATCAAACGACCGGTATCGGCAAAACCTATGATAGCCGCTGTGTGGATAAAAAACGTGATGCCTTATCGTGGAGTCTAGCCTACCGAGAATATATCGCACCAGATGAAAAATATGGTCATCAGAAAGGAGGTTATCGCAATGCTGATAGGATTCGCGAAATCGCCCGCTTAGAAAAAAAATATTCGAAAAATAAAGATCTTTTAAAAAAGCAATTAGCCGCACAGGGCTTACGTCCACTCACCGAGTCAGAAGATTATCCTGATGTTGCCTATAGCGATGGTCAAAAAACACTTGTTGCCATGAAAATGCTTGAGGATTTATCTAAAGATGATAAACCCTTTTTTCTTTCCGTGGGTTATCAAAAACCACACTTGCCCTTCGTAGCACCTAAAAAATATTGGGATCTCTATGAGCGTGAAAAAATCAACTTGCCTTTTGCAGGAAAAGCTAAAGGGAGTCCAAGCTTTTCTTACGGTAATATGGGGGAGCTTCATTCCTACTCAATGAAAGAAAAACTACCGTTTTCTGATGCCTATAAACGCGAGATAACTCATGGTTATTATGCTTGTGTATCCTTTATAGATGCTCAGATTGGTCAGTTGATTGATAAACTCGAAGAACTCGAGATTCGTGACAACACAATTATCTGTCTCTGGGGTGACCATGGTTGGCACTTAGGTGATCATAATCTTTGGTGTAAGCACAGTAACTTTGAGCAGGCGGTACGTTCGCCACTCATTATTTCAGCGCCAGGGATGAAAGCTATCGGAAAATCATCGCAATCGCCTGTTGGCTTAGTCGATATTTTCCCTACGCTTTGTGATTTGACGGGTTTAGTTATCCCAAAGCATTTACAGGGAGAAAGCTTGAAGCCGATTCTGGATAATGCTGAAGCTATGGTGAAAGAAGTTGAAATGGCTCAATATCCCAGAACAATCAATGGCAAGGACGCGATGGGTTACACTGTTCGATCAAAACGTTACCGTTATACGGCGTGGAAACAGATGGATTACCGTAAAGGAGAGCTTGAGGGTCCTATCGTTGCCGAAGAACTCTATGACTATGAAAAAGACCCCTCAGAGAAATCGAGTTTTATAAAGAATCCCGAATACCAGGAGATAAAACTTAAGTTGCGTCAGCAATTAGAAAAAATGATTACTAAGGGCCAAAAAAAATAG
- a CDS encoding type II secretion system protein gives MKKFTEKSKFTLTELLVVIAIIGILASLLLPVLSKARKQAHAMTCLNNIKTVGLGMQMFRDDEKGIIAHNYARDRWNIMDWALGVRDYLGGTAAADLNEWNFRRSAAASFYGCPTTLELDGNNNGTNESVYSIHYGIPVRPGQISSFVGYEINVIEKPSESILLADGYREDSPVYRGRSGFKQQHAYEAVTGLADNKFKHVDTKASYLFFDGHTELIRWRTEGAFRELYMYDLYNLPDIGLNAGSVTYTP, from the coding sequence ATGAAAAAGTTTACTGAAAAATCAAAATTTACTCTTACAGAACTTTTGGTGGTAATCGCCATTATAGGCATTTTAGCTTCTTTACTCCTACCCGTTTTAAGCAAGGCTCGCAAGCAAGCTCATGCAATGACTTGCTTGAATAATATTAAGACTGTGGGCCTTGGCATGCAGATGTTCCGCGATGATGAAAAGGGAATCATTGCTCATAATTATGCTCGAGATCGCTGGAATATAATGGACTGGGCTCTTGGTGTACGTGACTATTTGGGGGGAACTGCAGCTGCAGACCTGAATGAATGGAATTTTAGACGTTCTGCGGCGGCTTCATTTTATGGTTGTCCCACAACACTTGAATTGGATGGTAATAATAACGGGACTAATGAGAGTGTATATTCTATCCATTACGGGATTCCAGTAAGGCCGGGGCAAATATCCTCGTTTGTAGGTTATGAAATTAATGTGATTGAGAAGCCTTCGGAATCTATTCTTTTAGCGGATGGTTATAGGGAAGACTCACCAGTCTATCGAGGTCGCTCTGGCTTTAAACAGCAGCATGCTTATGAAGCGGTGACGGGCCTGGCCGATAACAAATTCAAGCATGTAGACACTAAAGCTTCTTACCTATTTTTTGATGGGCATACCGAGCTAATTAGATGGCGTACTGAAGGGGCGTTCCGTGAGCTCTATATGTATGATTTATACAACTTGCCAGATAT
- a CDS encoding RNA polymerase sigma factor, producing the protein MDNWLTRETLLIQVRNRYDEKSWAEFDEYYRSFIKMIITRMGVTHHDAEDLTQQVLLSAWKALPDFDYDTNKGRFRGWLCQVTGNATKNFFDKRKREVKRHEKATSDRSLDYIKTYNQADIEQIATEEWEVYISNLAWKNIETELADKVREAFLLLTQGKDPADIALELDIERNTIYVYKKRVTKLLYNEINRLDRELG; encoded by the coding sequence ATGGATAACTGGTTAACACGCGAGACGCTACTCATACAGGTCAGGAACCGCTATGATGAGAAATCATGGGCGGAATTTGATGAGTATTATAGATCCTTTATCAAAATGATAATCACTCGTATGGGGGTTACACACCACGATGCCGAAGATTTAACTCAACAAGTTTTACTTTCCGCATGGAAAGCACTTCCCGATTTTGATTACGATACGAATAAGGGTCGTTTTCGTGGTTGGCTTTGCCAAGTGACGGGAAATGCGACTAAAAACTTTTTTGATAAAAGAAAGCGTGAAGTCAAACGGCATGAAAAAGCCACCAGTGATAGAAGCCTAGATTATATAAAAACTTATAATCAAGCTGATATCGAACAGATTGCCACGGAGGAATGGGAAGTTTACATTTCGAATTTAGCTTGGAAGAATATTGAGACTGAGCTTGCCGATAAAGTCCGTGAAGCATTCCTTTTATTAACTCAGGGAAAGGACCCTGCCGATATTGCTCTTGAGCTAGATATCGAGCGCAACACTATATACGTCTATAAAAAACGAGTGACGAAGTTACTCTATAATGAGATTAACCGCTTAGATCGCGAACTGGGTTAA